In Nostoc sp. UHCC 0926, a single genomic region encodes these proteins:
- a CDS encoding Uma2 family endonuclease, translated as MAASVEHGLNNSAFIPPLESGDRLTRHEFERRYTAMPHKKAELIEGVVYVASPLRFRSHGQPHGQLITWLGVYQVFTPGVALGDNATVRLDLDNEPQPDVLLLIDKPTRGQAQISEDDYVEGAPELVAEVAASSASIDLYDKKRAYRRNGVQEYIVWQTLENKLDWFCLQNGEYLPLVADADGVIKSRVFQGLWLAVTSLVTGDMTQVLAVLQQGLSSKEHVEFVQHLSQQSKI; from the coding sequence ATGGCGGCTTCTGTGGAACATGGCTTAAATAATAGCGCTTTTATCCCTCCTTTAGAAAGTGGCGATCGCTTAACCCGCCACGAATTCGAGCGTCGTTATACAGCAATGCCCCATAAAAAAGCAGAATTAATTGAAGGAGTCGTCTACGTGGCATCACCACTGCGTTTTAGAAGTCATGGCCAACCTCATGGACAATTAATTACCTGGTTGGGAGTTTATCAAGTTTTCACTCCAGGCGTAGCATTAGGCGACAATGCTACCGTGCGCTTGGATTTGGACAATGAACCACAACCTGATGTTTTGCTGTTGATAGATAAACCAACTAGGGGACAGGCACAAATCAGTGAAGATGATTACGTAGAAGGCGCACCGGAATTAGTAGCAGAAGTAGCAGCCAGTAGTGCATCTATTGATTTATACGACAAAAAACGCGCCTACCGTCGTAATGGAGTACAGGAATACATCGTCTGGCAAACTTTGGAAAATAAACTCGACTGGTTCTGTTTGCAAAATGGTGAATATTTGCCACTCGTAGCAGATGCAGATGGTGTGATTAAAAGTAGGGTATTTCAAGGTTTGTGGTTAGCTGTCACCTCACTAGTTACAGGAGACATGACGCAAGTTTTAGCAGTGCTGCAACAAGGGTTGAGTTCAAAAGAACACGTTGAGTTTGTGCAGCATTTATCACAACAGTCTAAGATTTGA
- a CDS encoding M67 family metallopeptidase produces the protein MIRLSQEHLQTIRTHAESTYPDECCGIILGYLANGGKIVVEVMPTENAWNTEAAAEFPGKRTAESKRRQYTIAPEVMLKTQREGRDRSLNIIGIFHSHPDHPAIPSECDRLYAWQGYSYIIVSVQNGKAGELESWSLDDHHQFQAEAIENII, from the coding sequence ATGATCAGACTGAGCCAAGAACACTTGCAAACCATCCGCACTCATGCCGAAAGCACTTACCCAGACGAGTGTTGCGGTATAATTTTAGGCTATCTGGCTAATGGAGGCAAAATTGTGGTAGAAGTCATGCCAACAGAAAATGCCTGGAATACAGAAGCGGCTGCTGAGTTTCCAGGGAAACGTACAGCAGAAAGTAAAAGACGGCAATATACGATCGCACCCGAAGTTATGCTAAAAACACAAAGGGAAGGACGCGATCGCTCACTGAACATTATCGGCATTTTTCACTCCCACCCAGATCATCCTGCTATCCCTTCAGAATGCGATCGCCTATACGCTTGGCAGGGATACTCGTATATAATAGTTTCCGTCCAAAACGGCAAAGCTGGAGAACTCGAAAGCTGGAGCCTTGATGATCATCATCAGTTTCAAGCAGAGGCAATTGAAAATATAATTTAA
- a CDS encoding beta strand repeat-containing protein encodes MANIIGTNGNDTLVGSDSADTINGLAGNDTITFSQGNDTLTGGGGKDKFVYNYSYNYNNGTDTITDFNGVGKGTNPTAAVIAEVDTLKFLGAGLTARNLLLTQNSNNLEITFEGVSYAKVILKDFKLEDLDNLKASSTRPGIGNILFDGQTNITDSFDVLDANSTDTSISIKNTVTFLNDLDNNITGLDNSDDVINGQGGNDKIDGLSGNDLLRGGTGNDTLIGGTGNDTLVAGIRSNSIGGIGDNNSDVNYSLGNNLLSGGDGNDFLFASGYYDYNYASGNNTLNGGAGNDILNVDGSTGNNLLNGGAGNDILNVDGSTGNNLLNGGAGNDTITFSKGNNTLTGGSGKDKFVYHYDYGTYDTDTITDFNGVGKGTNPTAEVIAEVDTLKFLGAGFTAVNLLLTQNGNNLEITFEGDNTKVILQNFALENLDNLSKSTGATVDLANILFDGQTSPIDSFDVFNANSTQSTIFNKNTVTFFNDLDNNVNGFDKSDDVINGQGGNDKIDGLSGNDLLRGGAGNDTLIGGTGNDTLVAGTGNMFDLNASDLTGDNLLSGGDGNDFLSAFGNYDSNTYGRDVYFASGNNTLNGGAGDDVLGVSYSKGDNLLSGGDGNDSLFASSDTSGNNTLNGGAGDDNLNVDYSTGDNLLSGDDGNDYLSVSGFQYYSFVGASGNNTLNGGADDDYLTADYSTDHNFLSGGVGNDTLNVNASKGDNLLNGGDGNDSLSASGDPTRYGVVNSLGDNTLNGGAGNDTLNINFSEGDNLLNGGDGNDSLIASGYSDYYAGFSTAFGKNTLNGGVGDDTLNIDNSTGNNLLDGGDGNDYLSGSGYYRNDFDESFYSVTSGNNTLNGGIGDDTLNIDYSSGNNLLSGGDGNDSLSGSGFQYNDYYGRSFTTSGTNTLNGGAGNDTLNIDNSTGNNLLFGADGNDSLSAFDASGNNTLNGGAGNNTLIGGTGNDYLDSGTGNDLLRGNAGNDTLIGSGGTNTLNGGAGDDYLSINSLGSDSFDVFNLLSGGDGNDSLFSSFSNGATGSGLNTLNGGTGDDYLTVNGPTGGNILNGGDGNDYLSVSGFSNSNYYGNTLNGGNGNDTLTSANGNDILVGGNGNDTFAFSSYNDGVNSINDFNATNDLIQVSAFGFGGALSTPSLQKSQFTIGTSATTTAQRFIYDNITGALYYDQDGSTGVFNQVKFAQLSAGLSLTNNNFVVV; translated from the coding sequence ATGGCAAATATCATTGGAACCAACGGTAATGATACCCTAGTGGGCAGCGATAGCGCAGACACAATTAACGGTCTTGCCGGGAATGATACGATTACATTTAGCCAGGGCAACGATACTTTAACTGGTGGCGGTGGCAAGGATAAATTTGTTTACAACTACAGCTACAACTACAACAACGGCACTGATACTATCACCGATTTCAATGGCGTAGGTAAAGGAACAAACCCGACAGCAGCAGTGATTGCCGAAGTGGACACCCTAAAATTTCTTGGTGCAGGCTTGACTGCCCGAAATCTGCTGCTCACACAGAATAGCAACAATCTGGAAATCACCTTTGAAGGGGTATCATATGCCAAAGTCATCCTGAAAGATTTCAAATTAGAAGACTTAGATAACCTGAAAGCTTCTAGTACAAGACCAGGTATTGGCAATATCTTGTTTGATGGGCAAACTAACATCACCGATAGTTTTGATGTCCTAGATGCTAACTCCACTGATACTAGCATCAGCATCAAGAACACGGTGACCTTTCTCAATGACCTGGACAATAACATTACGGGTTTAGATAACTCAGATGATGTCATCAATGGTCAGGGGGGTAATGACAAAATTGACGGCTTGAGTGGCAACGACTTGCTGCGGGGTGGTACGGGGAATGATACTCTCATTGGTGGTACAGGTAATGATACTCTTGTAGCTGGTATAAGGAGTAACAGCATTGGTGGGATTGGTGACAATAACTCGGATGTTAACTATTCATTAGGCAATAACCTGCTATCTGGGGGCGATGGCAATGATTTTCTCTTTGCCTCTGGTTACTACGACTACAATTATGCCTCAGGCAATAACACCCTCAACGGTGGTGCTGGTAACGATATCTTGAATGTTGATGGTTCAACAGGCAATAACCTACTGAATGGTGGTGCTGGTAACGATATCTTGAATGTTGATGGTTCAACAGGCAATAACCTACTGAATGGTGGCGCTGGTAATGATACCATTACATTTAGCAAGGGTAACAATACCTTAACTGGTGGCAGTGGCAAGGATAAATTTGTTTACCACTACGACTACGGCACGTATGACACTGATACCATCACTGATTTTAATGGCGTAGGTAAAGGAACAAACCCGACAGCAGAAGTCATTGCCGAAGTGGACACCCTAAAATTCCTTGGCGCAGGCTTTACTGCCGTAAATCTACTGCTTACGCAGAATGGTAACAATCTGGAAATCACCTTTGAAGGGGATAATACCAAAGTCATCCTGCAAAACTTTGCCTTGGAAAACCTGGATAACTTGAGTAAATCTACTGGAGCTACTGTAGACTTGGCTAATATCCTGTTTGATGGGCAAACTAGCCCTATCGACAGCTTTGATGTCTTCAATGCCAACTCCACCCAAAGCACTATCTTCAACAAAAACACAGTCACTTTCTTTAATGACCTCGACAACAATGTTAATGGCTTTGACAAATCAGATGATGTCATAAATGGTCAGGGGGGTAATGACAAAATTGACGGCTTGAGTGGCAACGACTTGCTGCGGGGTGGTGCGGGCAATGATACTCTCATTGGTGGTACGGGGAATGATACTCTCGTTGCTGGTACGGGGAATATGTTTGACTTGAATGCTAGCGATTTAACAGGCGATAACCTGCTGTCTGGGGGCGATGGCAATGATTTTCTTTCAGCCTTTGGCAACTACGACTCCAATACATATGGACGAGATGTCTATTTTGCCTCTGGCAATAACACCCTCAACGGTGGCGCTGGTGACGATGTATTAGGTGTTAGCTATTCAAAAGGCGATAACCTGCTGTCTGGAGGTGATGGCAATGATTCTCTGTTTGCCTCTAGCGACACCTCAGGAAATAATACTCTCAACGGTGGTGCTGGTGACGATAACTTGAATGTTGACTATTCAACAGGCGATAACCTGTTATCTGGGGACGATGGCAATGATTATCTCTCTGTCTCTGGCTTCCAGTACTACTCTTTCGTTGGTGCCTCAGGCAATAACACCCTTAACGGTGGTGCTGATGATGATTACTTGACTGCTGACTATTCAACAGACCATAACTTCCTCTCTGGAGGCGTTGGTAATGATACCTTGAATGTTAACGCTTCAAAAGGTGATAACCTACTTAATGGTGGCGATGGCAATGATTCTCTCTCCGCCTCTGGCGATCCTACCAGATACGGCGTTGTTAACTCTTTAGGCGATAACACCCTCAACGGTGGTGCTGGTAACGATACATTGAATATTAACTTTTCAGAAGGCGATAACCTACTCAATGGTGGCGATGGCAACGATTCTCTCATAGCCTCTGGCTACTCTGACTACTACGCAGGATTCTCCACCGCTTTTGGCAAGAATACCCTCAACGGTGGCGTTGGTGACGATACATTGAATATTGACAATTCAACAGGCAATAACCTGCTAGATGGAGGTGATGGTAATGATTATCTCTCCGGTTCTGGCTACTACCGCAACGACTTCGATGAAAGTTTTTATTCTGTCACATCAGGCAATAACACCCTCAACGGTGGTATTGGTGATGATACATTAAATATTGACTATTCATCTGGGAATAACCTCCTCTCTGGTGGCGATGGCAATGATTCTCTGTCCGGCTCTGGGTTCCAGTATAACGACTACTACGGGCGCAGTTTTACCACATCAGGCACTAACACCCTCAACGGTGGTGCGGGGAACGATACATTGAATATTGACAATTCAACAGGCAATAACCTGCTCTTTGGAGCCGATGGCAATGATTCTCTTAGTGCCTTTGACGCCTCTGGCAATAACACCCTCAACGGTGGTGCGGGGAATAATACTCTCATTGGTGGTACAGGTAATGACTACCTCGATAGCGGTACTGGTAACGACCTGCTGCGGGGTAATGCGGGAAATGATACTCTCATTGGTAGTGGAGGTACTAACACACTCAACGGTGGCGCTGGTGACGATTACTTAAGTATTAACTCTTTGGGTTCTGACTCTTTTGATGTCTTTAATCTGCTCTCTGGGGGCGATGGTAATGATTCTCTATTTTCCTCTTTTTCCAATGGAGCAACCGGCTCCGGTTTAAACACCCTCAACGGTGGCACTGGTGACGATTACTTAACTGTTAATGGTCCTACTGGTGGAAACATCCTTAACGGAGGTGATGGGAATGATTATCTCTCCGTCTCTGGCTTCTCTAATTCTAATTATTATGGTAACACCCTCAACGGTGGCAATGGGAATGATACCCTCACTAGTGCCAATGGCAATGATATCCTGGTAGGTGGCAACGGTAATGATACCTTTGCCTTCAGTAGTTACAATGACGGCGTTAATAGTATTAATGACTTCAACGCCACTAATGACCTGATTCAGGTATCGGCTTTTGGTTTTGGTGGCGCGTTATCAACACCTTCACTTCAGAAAAGTCAGTTTACCATCGGAACATCTGCAACGACCACTGCTCAACGATTTATCTATGACAACATTACAGGTGCGCTGTACTATGACCAAGATGGCAGTACGGGTGTATTTAATCAGGTAAAATTTGCACAATTATCTGCTGGATTGTCACTAACCAACAACAATTTTGTGGTTGTTTAA
- a CDS encoding DUF2949 domain-containing protein, whose amino-acid sequence MKATDQLVHFLEEELGISSGAISLGLRHCEQTPNFLAMTLWQYGLVTLDQLAQIFDWLETV is encoded by the coding sequence ATGAAAGCTACAGATCAATTGGTGCATTTTTTAGAGGAGGAGTTGGGTATTTCTAGTGGAGCAATTTCTCTTGGTTTGCGACATTGTGAGCAGACCCCCAACTTTCTAGCCATGACCCTCTGGCAGTATGGGCTGGTAACACTGGATCAGTTAGCCCAAATTTTTGATTGGTTGGAAACAGTATAA
- a CDS encoding malic enzyme-like NAD(P)-binding protein, producing MANLTPNSSFSLTLRLQIPNRVGMLASITQAIATTGGNLGQIDLIEQTRKESTRDLTVDAASTEHAETIVQAVKALPDIKLLSVYDRTFNLHRGGKISITSRIPLRSVSDLAMAYTPGVGRICTAIAQDPEEVYKLTIKQNTVAIVTDGSAVLGLGNLGPAASLPVMEGKAMLFKEFAGLDAFPICLATQDTEEIIQTVKNIAPVFGGVNLEDIAAPRCFEIEKRLRQELDIPVFHDDQHGTAIVTLAALFNALKLVNKSMAQIRIVINGAGAAGVAIARLLTKAGAEKIWMCDSKGIISTSRTDLTEEKLEFAVKAQGTLAGAMQGADVFIGVSAPGVLTPEMVHSMAKDAIVFAMANPIPEIQPELISEYVAVIATGRSDYPNQINNVLAFPGVFRGALDCRAQAITTTMYLEAASAIASLVKPSDLDREHIIPSVFDERVVTAVAAAVQRAARQEGIARN from the coding sequence ATGGCAAACCTAACTCCTAATTCTAGTTTTAGTTTGACGCTGCGCTTGCAGATTCCCAATCGTGTGGGGATGTTGGCGTCGATAACCCAGGCGATCGCCACCACTGGCGGTAATCTTGGTCAAATTGATTTAATCGAGCAAACCCGTAAAGAGTCCACCCGCGATCTGACTGTGGATGCTGCTAGTACTGAGCACGCTGAAACGATTGTGCAAGCAGTGAAAGCATTGCCAGATATCAAGTTACTCAGTGTCTACGATCGCACCTTTAATTTGCATCGCGGGGGCAAAATCAGCATTACCAGCAGAATTCCCTTAAGAAGTGTGTCCGATCTAGCAATGGCTTACACGCCCGGAGTCGGTCGAATTTGTACAGCGATCGCTCAAGATCCAGAGGAGGTTTACAAATTAACCATCAAACAAAACACTGTTGCCATTGTTACCGATGGTAGTGCCGTTTTGGGTTTGGGAAATCTTGGCCCAGCAGCATCTCTCCCAGTCATGGAAGGCAAAGCAATGCTATTTAAAGAATTTGCTGGGCTAGATGCTTTTCCCATTTGTCTCGCCACCCAAGATACAGAAGAGATTATCCAGACAGTTAAGAATATCGCTCCAGTTTTTGGGGGCGTGAATTTAGAGGATATCGCTGCACCTCGCTGCTTTGAAATTGAAAAGAGATTGCGCCAGGAGTTAGATATCCCCGTTTTTCACGATGACCAGCACGGTACAGCAATTGTCACCTTGGCCGCGTTGTTTAATGCCCTAAAGCTGGTAAATAAGTCAATGGCCCAAATCAGGATCGTGATTAACGGTGCTGGGGCGGCTGGAGTGGCGATCGCTCGATTACTGACCAAAGCTGGGGCAGAAAAAATCTGGATGTGCGACTCTAAAGGGATTATCTCTACTAGTCGCACCGATTTGACAGAAGAAAAACTTGAATTTGCCGTGAAAGCTCAGGGTACGTTAGCGGGTGCAATGCAAGGGGCAGATGTGTTTATTGGTGTCAGCGCACCGGGAGTTTTGACACCAGAAATGGTGCATTCAATGGCGAAAGATGCAATTGTGTTTGCAATGGCAAATCCGATACCAGAAATTCAGCCAGAATTAATTAGTGAATATGTTGCTGTGATCGCTACCGGTCGCAGTGATTACCCAAATCAAATTAATAACGTCCTCGCTTTTCCTGGGGTATTCCGTGGTGCTTTAGATTGTCGGGCCCAGGCAATTACCACCACAATGTATCTGGAAGCCGCAAGTGCGATCGCTTCTTTAGTCAAACCTTCAGATTTGGATCGGGAACATATTATTCCTTCAGTCTTTGATGAGCGCGTCGTCACTGCTGTTGCTGCTGCTGTCCAACGTGCAGCGCGTCAAGAAGGTATTGCTCGGAATTAA
- the moeB gene encoding molybdopterin-synthase adenylyltransferase MoeB, whose translation MLNPNLDEIQLTKDDYERYSRHLILPEVGLEGQKRLKAASVQCIGTGGLGSPLLLYLAAAGIGRIGIVDFDVVDTSNLQRQVIHGTSWVGKPKIESAKNRIHEINPYCQVDLYETRLSSENALDILQPYDIVVDGTDNFPTRYLVNDACVLLNKPNVYGSILRFEGQASVFNYKGGPNYRDLFPEPPPPGMVPSCAEGGVLGILPGIIGLIQATETVKIILGQGNTLSGRLLLYNALDMKFRELKLRPNPIRPVIEKLIDYEQFCGIPQAKAEEAKQQMESQEMTVKDLKELLDSGAKDFVLLDVRNPHEYDIAKIPGSVLVPLPEIENGNGVAKVKEMLNGHRLIAHCKMGGRSAKALAILKEAGIVGTNVKGGITAWSKEIDPSVPEY comes from the coding sequence ATGCTCAATCCCAATCTGGATGAAATCCAGTTGACCAAAGATGATTACGAACGCTACTCCCGACACCTGATTTTGCCGGAAGTAGGACTAGAAGGACAGAAGCGCCTGAAAGCTGCCAGTGTTCAGTGTATCGGTACAGGTGGACTAGGTTCACCACTACTTTTATATCTGGCGGCGGCGGGTATTGGACGTATCGGGATAGTCGATTTCGATGTTGTCGATACTTCCAACCTGCAACGCCAAGTAATCCACGGTACATCCTGGGTAGGTAAACCCAAGATTGAATCGGCAAAAAACCGTATTCACGAGATTAACCCCTATTGTCAGGTTGATTTATACGAAACTCGCCTGAGTTCCGAAAACGCCTTGGATATCCTCCAACCTTATGATATAGTGGTAGATGGTACCGATAACTTCCCCACCAGATATCTAGTTAACGATGCCTGCGTATTGTTGAACAAGCCCAACGTCTACGGTTCAATTTTACGCTTTGAAGGGCAAGCTAGTGTATTTAACTACAAAGGTGGGCCAAATTATCGTGACCTTTTCCCAGAACCACCACCACCAGGAATGGTTCCCTCTTGTGCAGAAGGTGGTGTATTGGGAATTTTGCCAGGAATTATTGGTTTAATTCAGGCAACCGAAACTGTCAAAATCATTCTGGGACAAGGTAACACCTTGAGCGGACGGTTGCTGCTATACAACGCTTTAGATATGAAATTCCGAGAGTTGAAGCTGCGTCCTAACCCGATTCGCCCAGTGATTGAAAAGCTGATAGACTACGAACAATTCTGCGGAATTCCACAAGCTAAGGCAGAGGAGGCAAAACAGCAGATGGAAAGTCAAGAAATGACCGTCAAGGATTTGAAGGAATTGCTGGATAGCGGTGCAAAGGATTTTGTACTGCTAGATGTCCGCAACCCCCATGAGTACGACATTGCTAAGATTCCTGGTTCAGTCTTGGTGCCCTTACCAGAGATTGAAAATGGCAATGGCGTTGCTAAGGTGAAGGAAATGTTGAACGGTCACCGCTTAATTGCTCATTGTAAGATGGGCGGGCGATCGGCAAAAGCCCTCGCCATCCTCAAGGAAGCCGGGATTGTCGGGACGAATGTCAAAGGCGGAATTACCGCTTGGAGTAAAGAAATCGACCCGTCAGTTCCGGAGTATTAA
- a CDS encoding TOBE domain-containing protein: MPRKEQGWVTFQTSEDERKILEEFCEQSQRTKTEILRELVRSLNQHSPAPISPPSQQEKQEDTYTQKPERESSIQKKSLKVSSRNILKGVVKRVIYGAVNSEVTLEIIHKVELTSIITRASAEELELSEGKEAYAVIKSNDIVIARE; the protein is encoded by the coding sequence ATGCCAAGAAAAGAACAGGGATGGGTCACATTTCAAACCTCAGAGGACGAGCGGAAGATTTTAGAGGAGTTTTGTGAACAGTCTCAACGCACCAAGACTGAGATTCTGCGGGAACTCGTGCGTAGTCTCAATCAGCACTCACCAGCACCAATCTCACCACCAAGTCAACAGGAAAAACAGGAAGATACTTACACTCAAAAGCCTGAGAGAGAAAGTAGTATTCAAAAGAAATCACTAAAAGTTAGCTCTCGCAATATTCTTAAAGGTGTTGTTAAACGAGTTATTTATGGAGCAGTTAATAGTGAGGTGACTCTAGAGATTATTCATAAAGTAGAATTAACCTCTATTATCACCAGAGCTTCCGCAGAAGAGTTGGAATTATCTGAAGGAAAAGAAGCTTATGCAGTCATTAAGTCTAACGATATTGTCATTGCCAGAGAATAA
- the ftsH4 gene encoding ATP-dependent zinc metalloprotease FtsH4, producing the protein MAIKEQPKSPRFRIIANILLAVSGLFLLLNLFLPGLFASGPAGVPYSLFIHQVQEGEVSRVSVGQNQILYQLKTENAEPGQVFSTTPIFDLELPKLLEQKGIEFAATPPPKNTWITTLLSWVIPPLIFIGIWQFFLARGGGGGGPQGVLSIGKSKAKVYVEGESAKITFADVAGVEEAKTELVEIVDFLKTPGRFTQIGARIPKGVLLVGPPGTGKTLLAKAVAGEAGVPFFSISGSEFVELFVGVGSSRVRDLFEQAKKQAPCIVFIDELDAIGKSRSSNGFYGGNDEREQTLNQLLTEMDGFAAGDATVIVLAATNRPEVLDPALLRPGRFDRQVLVDRPDLSDREAILKIHAQKVKLGDDVNLKAIATRTPGFAGADLANLVNEAALLAARNLRQSVAQEDFAEAIERVVAGLEKKSRVMNETEKKIVAYHEVGHAMVGALTTGNGRVEKISIIPRGMAALGYTLQLPTEDRFLLNEEELRGQIATLLGGRSAEEIVFNSITTGASNDLQRATDLAERMVTAYGMSKVLGPLAYQQGQQAMFLGNGASNPRRAVSEDTSKAIDSEVKEIVETAHEQALNILRENRDLLEAIATQLLETEVIEGEKLHSLLSQVKRVPHS; encoded by the coding sequence ATGGCAATTAAAGAACAGCCTAAGTCACCTCGGTTTCGGATCATTGCTAATATATTGCTGGCAGTATCAGGGCTATTCCTGCTCTTAAATTTATTTTTGCCTGGTTTATTTGCTTCTGGTCCTGCTGGCGTTCCCTATAGTCTATTTATTCATCAAGTACAGGAAGGCGAAGTCAGCCGCGTTTCCGTTGGTCAAAACCAGATCCTTTACCAACTAAAAACAGAAAATGCCGAGCCGGGCCAGGTGTTTTCAACTACACCAATCTTCGATTTAGAGTTACCCAAACTGCTAGAACAAAAAGGAATTGAGTTCGCAGCTACACCTCCACCTAAGAATACTTGGATTACAACCCTCTTGAGTTGGGTGATTCCACCACTGATTTTTATTGGCATTTGGCAGTTCTTTCTCGCCCGTGGTGGTGGTGGCGGTGGCCCCCAAGGTGTTCTCTCCATTGGTAAAAGCAAAGCTAAGGTTTATGTTGAAGGCGAATCAGCTAAAATCACCTTTGCAGATGTGGCTGGGGTAGAAGAAGCGAAAACTGAGTTAGTGGAAATTGTGGATTTCCTCAAGACTCCAGGACGCTTTACCCAAATTGGCGCTAGGATTCCCAAAGGTGTGCTGTTAGTTGGTCCTCCAGGTACAGGTAAGACACTTTTAGCGAAAGCCGTAGCAGGAGAAGCAGGAGTTCCATTCTTCAGCATCTCTGGTTCGGAGTTTGTAGAATTGTTTGTCGGTGTGGGTTCTTCCAGAGTGCGGGATTTGTTTGAGCAGGCCAAAAAACAAGCTCCCTGTATTGTATTCATTGATGAATTAGATGCGATCGGTAAGTCTCGTAGCAGTAACGGCTTCTACGGTGGTAACGATGAGCGAGAACAGACCCTCAACCAATTACTAACAGAGATGGATGGGTTTGCAGCTGGGGATGCAACGGTAATTGTGCTAGCAGCTACCAACCGCCCGGAAGTACTAGACCCTGCATTGCTGCGTCCAGGCCGCTTTGACCGCCAAGTATTGGTAGACCGTCCCGATTTATCTGATCGTGAAGCAATTCTCAAGATTCACGCTCAAAAGGTAAAATTAGGAGATGATGTCAATCTAAAAGCGATCGCTACTCGTACCCCTGGTTTTGCTGGCGCAGATTTGGCAAACTTGGTGAATGAAGCAGCATTATTGGCAGCTCGCAATCTCCGTCAAAGTGTTGCTCAAGAAGACTTCGCCGAAGCAATTGAGCGGGTAGTCGCCGGTTTAGAGAAGAAAAGTCGGGTGATGAACGAGACTGAGAAAAAGATTGTTGCATACCATGAAGTCGGTCACGCAATGGTAGGGGCGCTAACAACAGGAAACGGTCGCGTAGAAAAGATTTCGATTATTCCCCGTGGGATGGCAGCTTTGGGCTACACTCTGCAATTACCAACTGAAGACCGCTTTTTGCTGAATGAAGAAGAATTACGGGGTCAGATTGCGACTCTGTTAGGTGGACGTTCCGCCGAAGAGATTGTGTTTAACAGCATTACAACAGGTGCTTCCAACGATTTGCAACGAGCAACTGACTTGGCAGAACGGATGGTAACAGCCTATGGTATGAGCAAAGTCTTAGGGCCACTGGCTTACCAACAAGGACAACAAGCAATGTTCCTGGGTAATGGTGCTAGTAATCCCCGGCGGGCGGTAAGTGAAGACACATCCAAAGCTATTGATAGTGAAGTCAAGGAAATCGTGGAAACAGCCCACGAACAAGCCCTAAATATTCTCAGAGAGAATCGAGACTTGCTAGAAGCGATCGCCACTCAACTCTTAGAAACAGAAGTCATTGAAGGGGAAAAACTGCACAGTCTGCTGAGTCAAGTTAAACGTGTACCTCATTCATAA
- a CDS encoding LCCL domain-containing protein, with product MLCRRLTHLELLTVRRLATRQRPSPFGRRLADDSSICNAAVHAGLITTRNGGQVRIRIRPGAGSYYGTTRNGVNSRNYGSWGGSFIFVR from the coding sequence GTGTTATGCCGTAGGCTAACGCACCTTGAATTGTTGACGGTGCGGCGCTTGGCGACAAGGCAACGCCCTTCTCCCTTTGGGAGAAGACTCGCTGACGATTCCTCAATTTGCAATGCGGCTGTACATGCCGGACTAATCACAACTAGAAATGGCGGACAAGTGAGAATTAGAATTCGTCCGGGAGCAGGTTCTTACTATGGGACGACTCGTAATGGAGTGAACAGCCGAAACTACGGTAGTTGGGGAGGAAGTTTTATTTTTGTTAGATGA